A genomic segment from Mastacembelus armatus unplaced genomic scaffold, fMasArm1.2, whole genome shotgun sequence encodes:
- the traf3 gene encoding TNF receptor-associated factor 3 isoform X1, with protein MLLVTSLIVPPCVLWAQFIGIKVMSAGRGADGREVQIPLQQAAPSPATSLSVAPPIVQPSHRPANLWSPSDPPASQGVPAGFLPLHGGFRDHFVETPESKYRCEACGLVLCQPRQTECGHRFCQSCINNILSHPNPVCPADREPLFKDKIFRDVCCHREIMALKVYCRSEGNGCQEQMSLHQIPDHLNVCPFYEVPCPLGKCKERMMRKEIPDHLSWKCKHRETTCEFCMAKMPLTDLQKHKETVCPSFLVSCPNHCSFPSLPRSELSSHQHDCPKAQVSCQFHRYGCTFKGLNQDMRQHESTFAAEHLRMMANRNSSLESKVEDVKGELLERYKVLPALSSRLSELENQNDELREKNRQMELKLANMQKLMSSHSEKLLEVELELRSLRLLRDEVENLRGTLENVRTRLNGLEQGGRSGTGSTTHTLASLETQLNRHDDMLSVHEIRLADMDLRFQVLETASYNGTLIWKIRDYKRRKQEAVAAKTLSLYSQPFYTGYFGYKMCARVYLNGDGMGKGTHLSLFFVVMRGEYDALLPWPFKQKVTLMLMDQGPSRKHLGDAFKPDPNSSSFRRPVAEMNIASGCPLFVSQTVLETGSYIKDDTIFIKVTVDTSDLPDP; from the exons GTCATGTCAGCGGGGAGGGGTGCTGATGGGAGGGAGGTGCAGATTCCCCTCCAGCAGGCGGCGCCCTCCCCTGCCACATCTCTCTCTGTTGCTCCTCCCATCGTCCAGCCCTCCCACCGCCCAGCCAATCTCTGGTCTCCAAGCGACCCTCCTGCTTCACAAG gtGTCCCTGCCGGTTTTCTGCCTCTTCATGGAGGTTTCAGAGATCACTTTGTAGAAACTCCAGAAAGTAAATACCGCTGTGAAGCCTGTGGCCTGGTCCTGTGTCAGCCCCGCCAGACTGAGTGTGGGCACCGTTTTTGTCAGAGCTGCATCAACAACATTCTCAG TCATCCAAACCCAGTGTGTCCAGCTGACAGGGAGCCTCTGTTCAAAGACAAG ATCTTCCGAGATGTTTGCTGTCATCGGGAGATCATGGCTCTGAAGGTTTACTGCCGCAGTGAAGGCAACGGCTGTCAGGAGCAGATGAGTCTGCACCAGATACCT GACCACCTGAATGTTTGTCCGTTCTATGAGGTTCCATGTCCGTTGGGTAAATGTAAAGAGCGAATGATGAGGAAAGAGATTCCGGACCACCTGAGCTGgaaatgtaaacacagagagACCACCTGCGAATTCTGCATGGCTAAGATGCCTCTGACTGACCTGCAG aaACACAAGGAGACGGTGTGTCCATCCTTCCTAGTGTCCTGCCCTAACCATTGCTCATTTCCCTCCCTGCCACGCAGTGAG CTATCTAGTCACCAACACGACTGTCCCAAAGCTCAGGTGAGCTGTCAGTTCCACCGCTACGGCTGCACCTTCAAG GGTTTGAACCAGGATATGAGGCAACATGAGTCCACCTTTGCAGCTGAACACCTGAGAATGATGGCCAACAGGAACTCCTCATTAGAGAGCAAG GTGGAGGATGTTAAAGGGGAGCTGTTGGAGAGGTATAAGGTGCTCCCTGCTCTCAGCAGTCGTCTGTCTGAACTCGAGAACCAGAATGACGAACTGAGGGAGAAGAACCGACAGATGGAGCTCAAACTGGCCAACATGCAG AAATTGATGAGCTCTCACTCTGAGAAGCTGCTGGAGGTGGAACTGGAGCTTCGCTCTCTCCGTTTGCTCCGAGATGAGGTGGAGAACCTGAGAGGAACATTGGAGAACGTACGGACTAGGCTGAATGGTCTCGAACAAGGGGGACGCAGCGGGACTGGatccacaacacacacactgg CATCCCTGGAGACTCAGCTGAATCGACATGATGACATGCTGAGTGTCCATGAGATCCGACTGGCCGACATGGACCTGCGTTTCCAGGTGCTAGAGACGGCAAGCTACAATGGCACTCTGATCTGGAAGATCCGCGACTACAAGAGACGGAAACAAGAAGCGGTGGCAGCAAAGACACTGTCGCTGTATTCACAGCCGTTTTACACCGGCTACTTCGGATACAAGATGTGTGCCCGAGTGTACCTGAACGGAGACGGCATGGGCAAAGGGACACACCTGTCCCTGTTCTTTGTGGTGATGAGGGGCGAGTATGATGCGCTGCTGCCCTGGCCCTTCAAACAGAAG GTGACTCTGATGCTGATGGACCAGGGTCCATCCAGGAAACACCTGGGTGACGCCTTTAAGCCTGATcctaacagcagcagcttcaggcgTCCTGTGGCAGAGATGAACATCGCCTCCGGCTGTCCCCTGTTCGTGTCACAGACCGTTCTGGAGACAGGCAGCTACATCAAAGACGACACAATTTTCATCAAG GTTACCGTGGATACCTCCGACCTTCCTGATCCATGA
- the traf3 gene encoding TNF receptor-associated factor 3 isoform X2: protein MSAGRGADGREVQIPLQQAAPSPATSLSVAPPIVQPSHRPANLWSPSDPPASQGVPAGFLPLHGGFRDHFVETPESKYRCEACGLVLCQPRQTECGHRFCQSCINNILSHPNPVCPADREPLFKDKIFRDVCCHREIMALKVYCRSEGNGCQEQMSLHQIPDHLNVCPFYEVPCPLGKCKERMMRKEIPDHLSWKCKHRETTCEFCMAKMPLTDLQKHKETVCPSFLVSCPNHCSFPSLPRSELSSHQHDCPKAQVSCQFHRYGCTFKGLNQDMRQHESTFAAEHLRMMANRNSSLESKVEDVKGELLERYKVLPALSSRLSELENQNDELREKNRQMELKLANMQKLMSSHSEKLLEVELELRSLRLLRDEVENLRGTLENVRTRLNGLEQGGRSGTGSTTHTLASLETQLNRHDDMLSVHEIRLADMDLRFQVLETASYNGTLIWKIRDYKRRKQEAVAAKTLSLYSQPFYTGYFGYKMCARVYLNGDGMGKGTHLSLFFVVMRGEYDALLPWPFKQKVTLMLMDQGPSRKHLGDAFKPDPNSSSFRRPVAEMNIASGCPLFVSQTVLETGSYIKDDTIFIKVTVDTSDLPDP, encoded by the exons ATGTCAGCGGGGAGGGGTGCTGATGGGAGGGAGGTGCAGATTCCCCTCCAGCAGGCGGCGCCCTCCCCTGCCACATCTCTCTCTGTTGCTCCTCCCATCGTCCAGCCCTCCCACCGCCCAGCCAATCTCTGGTCTCCAAGCGACCCTCCTGCTTCACAAG gtGTCCCTGCCGGTTTTCTGCCTCTTCATGGAGGTTTCAGAGATCACTTTGTAGAAACTCCAGAAAGTAAATACCGCTGTGAAGCCTGTGGCCTGGTCCTGTGTCAGCCCCGCCAGACTGAGTGTGGGCACCGTTTTTGTCAGAGCTGCATCAACAACATTCTCAG TCATCCAAACCCAGTGTGTCCAGCTGACAGGGAGCCTCTGTTCAAAGACAAG ATCTTCCGAGATGTTTGCTGTCATCGGGAGATCATGGCTCTGAAGGTTTACTGCCGCAGTGAAGGCAACGGCTGTCAGGAGCAGATGAGTCTGCACCAGATACCT GACCACCTGAATGTTTGTCCGTTCTATGAGGTTCCATGTCCGTTGGGTAAATGTAAAGAGCGAATGATGAGGAAAGAGATTCCGGACCACCTGAGCTGgaaatgtaaacacagagagACCACCTGCGAATTCTGCATGGCTAAGATGCCTCTGACTGACCTGCAG aaACACAAGGAGACGGTGTGTCCATCCTTCCTAGTGTCCTGCCCTAACCATTGCTCATTTCCCTCCCTGCCACGCAGTGAG CTATCTAGTCACCAACACGACTGTCCCAAAGCTCAGGTGAGCTGTCAGTTCCACCGCTACGGCTGCACCTTCAAG GGTTTGAACCAGGATATGAGGCAACATGAGTCCACCTTTGCAGCTGAACACCTGAGAATGATGGCCAACAGGAACTCCTCATTAGAGAGCAAG GTGGAGGATGTTAAAGGGGAGCTGTTGGAGAGGTATAAGGTGCTCCCTGCTCTCAGCAGTCGTCTGTCTGAACTCGAGAACCAGAATGACGAACTGAGGGAGAAGAACCGACAGATGGAGCTCAAACTGGCCAACATGCAG AAATTGATGAGCTCTCACTCTGAGAAGCTGCTGGAGGTGGAACTGGAGCTTCGCTCTCTCCGTTTGCTCCGAGATGAGGTGGAGAACCTGAGAGGAACATTGGAGAACGTACGGACTAGGCTGAATGGTCTCGAACAAGGGGGACGCAGCGGGACTGGatccacaacacacacactgg CATCCCTGGAGACTCAGCTGAATCGACATGATGACATGCTGAGTGTCCATGAGATCCGACTGGCCGACATGGACCTGCGTTTCCAGGTGCTAGAGACGGCAAGCTACAATGGCACTCTGATCTGGAAGATCCGCGACTACAAGAGACGGAAACAAGAAGCGGTGGCAGCAAAGACACTGTCGCTGTATTCACAGCCGTTTTACACCGGCTACTTCGGATACAAGATGTGTGCCCGAGTGTACCTGAACGGAGACGGCATGGGCAAAGGGACACACCTGTCCCTGTTCTTTGTGGTGATGAGGGGCGAGTATGATGCGCTGCTGCCCTGGCCCTTCAAACAGAAG GTGACTCTGATGCTGATGGACCAGGGTCCATCCAGGAAACACCTGGGTGACGCCTTTAAGCCTGATcctaacagcagcagcttcaggcgTCCTGTGGCAGAGATGAACATCGCCTCCGGCTGTCCCCTGTTCGTGTCACAGACCGTTCTGGAGACAGGCAGCTACATCAAAGACGACACAATTTTCATCAAG GTTACCGTGGATACCTCCGACCTTCCTGATCCATGA
- the traf3 gene encoding TNF receptor-associated factor 3 isoform X3 produces the protein MLLVTSLIVPPCVLWAQFIGIKVMSAGRGADGREVQIPLQQAAPSPATSLSVAPPIVQPSHRPANLWSPSDPPASQGVPAGFLPLHGGFRDHFVETPESKYRCEACGLVLCQPRQTECGHRFCQSCINNILSHPNPVCPADREPLFKDKIFRDVCCHREIMALKVYCRSEGNGCQEQMSLHQIPDHLNVCPFYEVPCPLGKCKERMMRKEIPDHLSWKCKHRETTCEFCMAKMPLTDLQLSSHQHDCPKAQVSCQFHRYGCTFKGLNQDMRQHESTFAAEHLRMMANRNSSLESKVEDVKGELLERYKVLPALSSRLSELENQNDELREKNRQMELKLANMQKLMSSHSEKLLEVELELRSLRLLRDEVENLRGTLENVRTRLNGLEQGGRSGTGSTTHTLASLETQLNRHDDMLSVHEIRLADMDLRFQVLETASYNGTLIWKIRDYKRRKQEAVAAKTLSLYSQPFYTGYFGYKMCARVYLNGDGMGKGTHLSLFFVVMRGEYDALLPWPFKQKVTLMLMDQGPSRKHLGDAFKPDPNSSSFRRPVAEMNIASGCPLFVSQTVLETGSYIKDDTIFIKVTVDTSDLPDP, from the exons GTCATGTCAGCGGGGAGGGGTGCTGATGGGAGGGAGGTGCAGATTCCCCTCCAGCAGGCGGCGCCCTCCCCTGCCACATCTCTCTCTGTTGCTCCTCCCATCGTCCAGCCCTCCCACCGCCCAGCCAATCTCTGGTCTCCAAGCGACCCTCCTGCTTCACAAG gtGTCCCTGCCGGTTTTCTGCCTCTTCATGGAGGTTTCAGAGATCACTTTGTAGAAACTCCAGAAAGTAAATACCGCTGTGAAGCCTGTGGCCTGGTCCTGTGTCAGCCCCGCCAGACTGAGTGTGGGCACCGTTTTTGTCAGAGCTGCATCAACAACATTCTCAG TCATCCAAACCCAGTGTGTCCAGCTGACAGGGAGCCTCTGTTCAAAGACAAG ATCTTCCGAGATGTTTGCTGTCATCGGGAGATCATGGCTCTGAAGGTTTACTGCCGCAGTGAAGGCAACGGCTGTCAGGAGCAGATGAGTCTGCACCAGATACCT GACCACCTGAATGTTTGTCCGTTCTATGAGGTTCCATGTCCGTTGGGTAAATGTAAAGAGCGAATGATGAGGAAAGAGATTCCGGACCACCTGAGCTGgaaatgtaaacacagagagACCACCTGCGAATTCTGCATGGCTAAGATGCCTCTGACTGACCTGCAG CTATCTAGTCACCAACACGACTGTCCCAAAGCTCAGGTGAGCTGTCAGTTCCACCGCTACGGCTGCACCTTCAAG GGTTTGAACCAGGATATGAGGCAACATGAGTCCACCTTTGCAGCTGAACACCTGAGAATGATGGCCAACAGGAACTCCTCATTAGAGAGCAAG GTGGAGGATGTTAAAGGGGAGCTGTTGGAGAGGTATAAGGTGCTCCCTGCTCTCAGCAGTCGTCTGTCTGAACTCGAGAACCAGAATGACGAACTGAGGGAGAAGAACCGACAGATGGAGCTCAAACTGGCCAACATGCAG AAATTGATGAGCTCTCACTCTGAGAAGCTGCTGGAGGTGGAACTGGAGCTTCGCTCTCTCCGTTTGCTCCGAGATGAGGTGGAGAACCTGAGAGGAACATTGGAGAACGTACGGACTAGGCTGAATGGTCTCGAACAAGGGGGACGCAGCGGGACTGGatccacaacacacacactgg CATCCCTGGAGACTCAGCTGAATCGACATGATGACATGCTGAGTGTCCATGAGATCCGACTGGCCGACATGGACCTGCGTTTCCAGGTGCTAGAGACGGCAAGCTACAATGGCACTCTGATCTGGAAGATCCGCGACTACAAGAGACGGAAACAAGAAGCGGTGGCAGCAAAGACACTGTCGCTGTATTCACAGCCGTTTTACACCGGCTACTTCGGATACAAGATGTGTGCCCGAGTGTACCTGAACGGAGACGGCATGGGCAAAGGGACACACCTGTCCCTGTTCTTTGTGGTGATGAGGGGCGAGTATGATGCGCTGCTGCCCTGGCCCTTCAAACAGAAG GTGACTCTGATGCTGATGGACCAGGGTCCATCCAGGAAACACCTGGGTGACGCCTTTAAGCCTGATcctaacagcagcagcttcaggcgTCCTGTGGCAGAGATGAACATCGCCTCCGGCTGTCCCCTGTTCGTGTCACAGACCGTTCTGGAGACAGGCAGCTACATCAAAGACGACACAATTTTCATCAAG GTTACCGTGGATACCTCCGACCTTCCTGATCCATGA